A single window of Microbispora hainanensis DNA harbors:
- a CDS encoding DinB family protein codes for MTTTETSIDAPAISGERADLLAALAQSRHFLRFTTRGLTDEQAAQRTTASELCLGGLIKHVALVERNWVDFILNGPSAMGDASTMTEAEQAWWADQFHMRPGETLSDVLAAYAEVARRTDEVVATLPDLGATWPLPKAPWFEPGARWSARRVLAHIIAETAQHAGHADIIRESLDGAKSMG; via the coding sequence GTGACCACCACCGAGACGAGCATCGACGCCCCGGCCATCAGCGGCGAGCGCGCCGACCTGCTGGCGGCGCTGGCCCAGAGCCGGCACTTCCTGCGCTTCACCACCCGCGGCCTGACCGATGAGCAGGCCGCGCAGCGGACCACGGCCAGCGAGCTGTGCCTGGGCGGCCTGATCAAGCACGTCGCCCTGGTCGAGCGCAACTGGGTGGACTTCATCCTGAACGGCCCGTCGGCGATGGGCGACGCCTCGACCATGACCGAGGCCGAGCAGGCCTGGTGGGCCGACCAGTTCCACATGCGGCCCGGCGAGACGCTCTCCGACGTGCTGGCCGCCTACGCCGAGGTGGCCCGCCGTACGGACGAAGTGGTGGCCACGCTGCCCGACCTCGGCGCGACCTGGCCGCTGCCGAAGGCCCCGTGGTTCGAGCCCGGTGCGCGCTGGTCGGCCCGCCGCGTGCTCGCGCACATCATCGCCGAGACCGCCCAGCACGCCGGTCACGCCGACATCATCCGCGAGTCCCTGGACGGCGCCAAGAGCATGGGCTGA
- a CDS encoding WYL domain-containing protein, which yields MANTSSRTLRLLSLLQTHRYWHGGELAERVEVLADVPASVARERIGRWCTVEEVDAGRCRIRMTTHSLDWPIMSLGVLGADFNVVHPPELLDRVHEWAARFQRA from the coding sequence ATGGCGAACACCAGCTCGCGGACGCTGCGGTTGCTCTCCCTGCTCCAGACCCACCGCTACTGGCATGGCGGTGAGCTGGCCGAACGGGTGGAAGTGCTCGCCGACGTCCCGGCCTCCGTCGCGCGCGAACGGATCGGCCGGTGGTGCACCGTCGAGGAGGTCGACGCCGGGCGCTGCCGCATCCGGATGACCACGCACTCCCTGGATTGGCCGATCATGTCGCTGGGCGTGCTCGGCGCGGACTTCAACGTCGTCCACCCGCCCGAACTGCTCGACCGCGTCCACGAATGGGCGGCCCGGTTCCAGCGCGCCTGA
- a CDS encoding LLM class flavin-dependent oxidoreductase, whose amino-acid sequence MTDYGHELAFGTFLTPQNRDPQGPVRLAQVSEAAGLDLVTFQDHPYQPGFLDTWTLLSWVAARTERVTLSGNVINLPLRPPSVLARAAASLDLLSGGRFALGIGAGGFWDAIESMGGTRLTPAESVTALEEAIEIFRGIWDAGERRILRVDGKHHRVAGAKRGPAPAHDIPIWLGAYKPRMLRLVAREADGWLPSLFYLKDGDLRRGNQIIDETAAEAGRDPAQIRRLLNIGGAVTETRQGFLEGPVEQWVEELTALALEDGIGTFILASDDPRLIQVYGEEIAPAVRDAVARERTASGTVPATARRGAAAIALRREGIDYDKVPASLAADAVEPGDRAYESVRHNYLRTGSPGLVLRPRTAGQVVEGLAYARSQDVPLGVRSGGHGISGRSTNNGGIVLDVGALDTVEVVDPATRRVRLGAGATWGKVAEALVPYGWAISSGDFGGVGVGGLATTGGIGLLGRKFGLTIDHVVAAEVVTADGRVLHASPEENPDLFWGLRGAGGNLGVVTWVEIEAMELGDIVFSQMTLDARDTAGLLERWGAAVEKAPRELTSFLILSPPRRGQDSVAQLMTVYAGADTEAAVRELERLAEAGPLLGHEGYVLPYSAVVQPAEKHHTGGGNPAVRSGLVSHLDGDVSRAFERVARSGVSYFLQIRATGGASHDLAPDATAYPHRHQNFALTAMGASQSAMNAAWDAEVAPYTDGLYLSFDTDSRPERLLDAFGEANLARLRQVKRAYDPDNVFRANFPIPPAEE is encoded by the coding sequence ATGACGGACTACGGCCACGAACTGGCCTTCGGCACGTTCCTCACCCCCCAGAACCGCGACCCGCAGGGGCCGGTCCGGCTCGCCCAGGTCTCCGAGGCCGCCGGGCTGGATCTCGTGACGTTCCAGGACCACCCCTACCAGCCGGGTTTCCTGGACACCTGGACGCTGCTGTCCTGGGTCGCCGCGCGCACCGAGCGGGTCACGCTGTCGGGCAACGTCATCAACCTGCCACTGCGCCCGCCGTCCGTGCTGGCCCGCGCCGCGGCGTCGCTCGACCTGCTGTCGGGCGGCCGGTTCGCCCTCGGCATCGGCGCGGGCGGCTTCTGGGACGCGATCGAGTCGATGGGCGGCACCCGCCTGACGCCGGCCGAGTCGGTGACCGCGCTGGAGGAGGCCATCGAGATCTTCCGCGGCATCTGGGACGCGGGCGAGCGCCGCATCCTCCGCGTCGACGGCAAGCACCACCGCGTCGCGGGCGCCAAGCGCGGCCCGGCCCCCGCGCACGACATCCCCATCTGGCTCGGCGCCTACAAGCCGCGGATGCTGCGCCTGGTGGCACGCGAGGCCGACGGCTGGCTGCCCTCGCTCTTCTACCTCAAGGACGGCGACCTGCGGCGCGGCAACCAGATCATCGACGAGACCGCCGCGGAGGCCGGGCGCGATCCGGCGCAGATACGTCGCCTGCTGAACATCGGCGGCGCGGTCACCGAGACCCGCCAGGGTTTCCTCGAGGGGCCGGTCGAGCAGTGGGTGGAGGAGCTGACCGCCCTGGCGCTGGAGGACGGCATCGGCACGTTCATCCTGGCCTCCGACGACCCGCGGCTCATCCAGGTGTACGGCGAGGAGATCGCCCCCGCCGTACGGGACGCGGTGGCGCGCGAGCGGACGGCCAGCGGCACCGTCCCCGCGACCGCCCGCCGCGGCGCCGCCGCCATCGCGCTGCGCCGCGAGGGGATCGACTACGACAAGGTCCCGGCGAGCCTCGCGGCCGACGCCGTCGAGCCCGGCGACCGCGCGTACGAGTCGGTGCGGCACAACTACCTGCGCACCGGATCCCCCGGCCTGGTGCTGCGCCCCCGGACGGCCGGCCAGGTCGTCGAGGGGCTCGCGTACGCCCGATCCCAGGACGTCCCGCTCGGCGTACGCTCCGGCGGGCACGGCATCAGCGGCCGTTCCACGAACAACGGCGGCATCGTGCTCGACGTCGGCGCGCTCGACACCGTCGAGGTCGTGGACCCGGCCACCCGCCGCGTACGGCTGGGCGCGGGCGCGACGTGGGGCAAGGTCGCCGAGGCGCTGGTGCCGTACGGCTGGGCGATCAGCTCGGGCGACTTCGGCGGCGTGGGCGTGGGCGGCCTCGCGACGACGGGCGGCATCGGCCTGCTCGGACGCAAGTTCGGCCTGACGATCGACCACGTCGTCGCCGCGGAGGTCGTGACCGCCGACGGGCGGGTGCTGCACGCCTCACCGGAGGAGAACCCGGACCTGTTCTGGGGCCTGCGCGGCGCCGGGGGCAACCTCGGCGTGGTCACCTGGGTCGAGATCGAGGCGATGGAGCTCGGCGACATCGTCTTCTCCCAGATGACACTGGACGCCCGTGACACGGCCGGGCTCCTGGAGCGCTGGGGCGCCGCGGTCGAGAAGGCGCCGCGTGAGCTGACGAGCTTCCTCATCCTCTCCCCGCCGCGCCGCGGCCAGGACTCGGTCGCCCAGCTCATGACCGTGTACGCCGGCGCGGACACCGAGGCCGCGGTGCGCGAGCTCGAACGGCTCGCCGAGGCCGGTCCGCTGCTGGGGCACGAGGGATACGTGCTGCCCTATTCGGCGGTGGTGCAGCCGGCCGAGAAACACCACACCGGCGGCGGCAACCCCGCCGTACGGTCCGGCCTGGTCAGCCATCTCGACGGTGACGTGAGCCGCGCCTTCGAGCGGGTGGCGCGCTCCGGGGTGTCCTACTTCCTGCAGATACGCGCCACCGGCGGGGCCTCGCACGACCTGGCCCCCGACGCGACCGCCTATCCGCACCGGCACCAGAACTTCGCGCTCACCGCGATGGGCGCCTCGCAGTCGGCCATGAACGCCGCGTGGGACGCCGAGGTCGCGCCGTACACCGACGGCCTCTATCTGTCCTTCGACACCGACAGCCGGCCCGAACGGCTGCTCGACGCGTTCGGCGAGGCCAACCTCGCCCGGCTGCGGCAGGTCAAGCGCGCCTACGACCCGGACAACGTGTTCCGGGCGAACTTCCCCATCCCCCCGGCGGAGGAGTGA
- a CDS encoding MarR family winged helix-turn-helix transcriptional regulator: MTTHEAAETATLSPQGSSHGSVLGWSLAVLLREWSARVEEASRDLPQGVRGYQVLSAVVHDAPPTQAALAARLGIDRTVMTYLLDKFEGCDLLERKQDPSDRRARRIVPTEQGRRLLAEVDARVAQAEDELLSTLPPEDRRVLLALLEHAATGAAPAGEDRCSAVARTAVLTREA, encoded by the coding sequence GTGACCACACACGAAGCAGCCGAAACCGCGACACTCTCCCCGCAGGGCTCGTCACACGGTTCTGTGCTCGGGTGGTCCCTCGCCGTGCTGCTGCGCGAGTGGAGCGCGCGCGTCGAGGAGGCTTCGCGCGACCTGCCGCAGGGCGTGCGCGGCTATCAGGTGCTCTCCGCGGTCGTGCACGATGCCCCGCCCACGCAGGCCGCGCTCGCCGCCCGCCTCGGCATCGACCGTACGGTCATGACCTATCTGCTCGACAAGTTCGAGGGATGCGATCTCCTGGAGCGCAAGCAGGACCCGTCCGACCGCCGGGCGCGGCGCATCGTGCCGACCGAGCAGGGCCGGCGGCTCCTCGCCGAAGTGGACGCGCGGGTCGCCCAGGCCGAGGACGAACTGCTGTCCACCCTCCCGCCCGAGGACCGGCGGGTCCTCCTGGCCCTGCTGGAGCATGCCGCCACCGGTGCGGCTCCGGCGGGAGAGGACCGCTGCTCGGCCGTCGCGCGTACGGCCGTGCTGACCCGGGAGGCGTGA
- a CDS encoding MarR family winged helix-turn-helix transcriptional regulator — protein MSTPDDPGAVYRRYLSAVMLHGHAGAKAVGLGATDLYALNILGLGGAMTPGELGRRTGLTTGPTTRLIDRLEQAGYVRRAPDPDDRRKVIIELVASPGGLDEALAPARRKIGAIVQGYSPEQQAVLFDYFARAADAYVEATAELNDKPTG, from the coding sequence GTGTCAACACCAGACGACCCGGGAGCGGTCTACCGGCGCTACCTCAGCGCCGTGATGCTGCATGGTCACGCCGGCGCGAAGGCCGTCGGCCTGGGCGCGACCGACCTGTACGCGCTGAACATCCTCGGGCTGGGCGGCGCGATGACCCCCGGCGAGCTCGGCCGGCGCACCGGCCTGACCACCGGGCCCACGACGAGGTTGATCGACCGCCTGGAGCAGGCGGGGTACGTGCGCCGGGCGCCCGACCCGGACGACCGCCGCAAGGTCATCATCGAACTCGTCGCCAGCCCCGGCGGCCTCGACGAGGCCCTGGCCCCGGCCCGCCGGAAGATCGGCGCCATCGTGCAGGGCTACTCGCCCGAGCAGCAGGCCGTCCTGTTCGACTACTTCGCCCGCGCCGCCGACGCGTACGTGGAAGCCACGGCGGAGCTCAACGACAAGCCGACCGGCTGA
- a CDS encoding SgcJ/EcaC family oxidoreductase: MNVSTTPEVAAVTAVLDRLTAAWNAGDGAAYGAEFTADATYVTYVGTLYVGGAEIGRAHQALFESFLKGTRLASEIVGVRFSGPDTALVVTRGDVHKGRPGKLGKIQTYTLVRQADGGWKVAAFQNTKHRALIEAVSFRARPATRPAAVSS, encoded by the coding sequence ATGAACGTCTCCACCACCCCCGAGGTCGCCGCCGTCACCGCCGTTCTGGACCGCCTCACCGCCGCCTGGAACGCGGGGGACGGCGCCGCGTACGGCGCGGAGTTCACCGCCGACGCCACCTACGTCACCTATGTCGGCACCCTCTACGTCGGCGGCGCCGAGATCGGCCGTGCCCACCAGGCCCTGTTCGAAAGCTTCCTCAAGGGCACCCGGCTCGCCAGTGAGATCGTCGGCGTCCGCTTCTCCGGCCCGGACACCGCCCTGGTCGTGACGCGCGGCGACGTGCACAAGGGCAGGCCCGGCAAGCTCGGCAAGATCCAGACCTACACCCTGGTCCGTCAGGCGGACGGCGGCTGGAAGGTGGCCGCCTTCCAGAACACCAAGCACAGGGCCCTCATCGAGGCCGTCTCGTTCAGGGCCCGGCCCGCCACCAGGCCCGCCGCGGTCTCGTCCTGA
- a CDS encoding Lrp/AsnC family transcriptional regulator, translated as MAESLDATDWSILAELQRDGRVPLTELARRVSLSPSAATERVRRLEAAGVISGYRAVVDLGKVGYAVLAVVRLKYPGNRHEPLHRLLSERTEILECLRTTGDDCYTLKVAATSMAHLEKVMDELARFGSTTTNIVYSETLPYRGPQAPAPPGG; from the coding sequence ATGGCCGAGAGTCTTGACGCGACCGACTGGTCCATCCTGGCCGAGCTGCAACGCGACGGCCGCGTTCCCCTCACCGAGCTGGCCCGGCGGGTCAGCCTCAGTCCCTCCGCGGCGACAGAGCGCGTACGGCGGCTGGAGGCGGCCGGCGTCATCAGCGGCTATCGGGCGGTCGTCGACCTGGGGAAGGTCGGATATGCCGTGCTCGCCGTGGTGCGGCTGAAATATCCGGGCAATCGACACGAGCCGCTGCACCGGCTGCTCAGCGAGCGTACGGAGATCCTGGAGTGCCTGCGCACCACCGGTGACGACTGCTACACGCTGAAGGTCGCCGCGACCTCCATGGCCCACCTGGAAAAGGTGATGGACGAGCTCGCCCGGTTCGGCAGCACCACCACCAACATCGTCTACAGCGAGACACTCCCCTACCGAGGACCGCAGGCTCCCGCGCCGCCGGGCGGGTAG
- a CDS encoding LLM class flavin-dependent oxidoreductase gives MKLGVNVPNFGPGTRPGVLRGWAETVEGLGFDLLMVSDHVVVTPDVAGQYPAPFYEPFTTLSWLAGITTRIRLGTTVLIVPYRHPLLTARMAANLQDLSGGRLVLGVGVGWARQEFEALGVPYERRGALTDEHLRVMRLAWQDEEDYRAGHIPIWVGGGSDAALRRAVLLGDAWHPLRFTLPWLDERMDRLAAVAERLRRATPVLAPRILLRLTTTPVTGEGRRAGEGTLDQVMDDLDRLRLLGAETVLLDPFYGDPEETNHPETAWHLLETVAAAYTKEHS, from the coding sequence GTGAAACTAGGCGTCAACGTCCCGAACTTCGGGCCGGGCACGCGGCCCGGCGTGCTGCGCGGCTGGGCCGAGACGGTGGAGGGGCTCGGGTTCGATCTGCTCATGGTCTCCGATCACGTCGTGGTCACCCCCGACGTGGCCGGGCAGTATCCCGCGCCGTTCTACGAGCCCTTCACCACGCTGTCGTGGCTCGCCGGGATCACCACCAGGATCAGGCTGGGCACCACCGTGCTGATCGTGCCCTACCGCCACCCGCTGCTGACCGCCCGGATGGCGGCCAACCTCCAGGATCTGAGCGGGGGACGGCTCGTCCTCGGCGTGGGGGTCGGCTGGGCCAGGCAGGAGTTCGAGGCGCTGGGCGTGCCGTACGAGCGGCGCGGCGCGCTGACCGACGAGCACCTGCGCGTGATGCGCCTGGCCTGGCAGGACGAGGAGGACTACCGCGCCGGGCACATTCCGATCTGGGTCGGCGGCGGCAGCGACGCCGCTCTGCGCAGGGCGGTGCTGCTCGGCGACGCATGGCATCCGCTGCGCTTCACCCTTCCGTGGCTGGACGAGCGGATGGACCGGCTGGCCGCCGTCGCGGAACGCCTCCGGCGCGCGACACCCGTGCTCGCCCCGCGCATTCTGCTGCGGCTCACCACCACCCCGGTGACGGGCGAGGGCCGCCGGGCCGGCGAGGGCACCCTCGACCAGGTCATGGACGACCTGGACCGGCTGCGCCTCCTGGGCGCCGAGACCGTGCTGCTCGACCCCTTCTATGGGGACCCCGAAGAGACGAACCATCCGGAGACGGCGTGGCACCTGCTCGAAACCGTGGCCGCCGCCTACACGAAGGAGCATTCATGA
- a CDS encoding nucleoside deaminase, protein MTSADEKFLRRAIELAAEARAGGNPPFGSLLVGPDGDVLVEERNTSITEADITAHPELKLARWAARELDPAVAAGTTMYTSCQPCGMCAGAIERSGLGRVVFALSTEQLGTLKPPAGPSAFRQEGPALFDEARVPVEGYYL, encoded by the coding sequence ATGACATCCGCCGACGAGAAGTTCCTCCGCAGGGCGATCGAGCTGGCCGCCGAGGCGCGGGCGGGCGGCAACCCGCCGTTCGGCTCGCTGCTGGTGGGCCCGGACGGCGACGTGCTTGTCGAGGAGCGCAACACCTCGATCACGGAGGCCGACATCACCGCGCATCCCGAGCTGAAGCTCGCGCGCTGGGCCGCCCGCGAGCTCGACCCGGCCGTCGCGGCCGGCACCACCATGTATACGAGCTGCCAGCCGTGCGGCATGTGCGCGGGCGCCATCGAACGCTCCGGGCTCGGCCGTGTCGTCTTCGCGCTCTCCACCGAGCAGCTCGGCACGCTCAAGCCGCCGGCCGGCCCGTCGGCCTTCCGGCAGGAGGGGCCGGCGCTCTTCGACGAGGCGCGCGTGCCGGTCGAGGGGTACTACCTCTGA
- a CDS encoding dihydrofolate reductase family protein has protein sequence MARIVANFFISLDGVVESPDQWHFPYWNDEMGAVIQAGMQTSAGMLMGRRLYDEWSAYWTTTDQDPEIAAAFNSAPKYVVSTTLEKADWNNTTVVDGDVAARLRELKERIQGGDLQMSGSATTVRWLLANGLLDELNLLVHPIVVGRGQRLFEDTPTHKLKLVKSETFTTGVLNLSYVPDAG, from the coding sequence ATGGCCAGGATCGTCGCCAACTTCTTCATCTCGCTCGACGGCGTCGTCGAGTCGCCCGACCAGTGGCACTTCCCCTACTGGAACGACGAGATGGGCGCCGTGATCCAGGCGGGCATGCAGACCTCGGCCGGGATGCTGATGGGCCGCAGGCTCTACGACGAGTGGTCCGCCTACTGGACGACGACGGACCAGGACCCGGAGATCGCCGCGGCCTTCAACAGCGCACCCAAGTACGTCGTGTCGACCACCCTGGAGAAGGCGGACTGGAACAACACCACCGTCGTCGACGGCGACGTCGCCGCCCGCCTGCGCGAGCTCAAGGAGCGGATCCAGGGCGGCGACCTGCAGATGTCGGGCAGCGCGACGACCGTGCGGTGGCTTCTCGCCAACGGGCTGCTCGACGAGCTGAACCTGCTCGTCCACCCGATCGTCGTCGGCCGGGGGCAGCGGCTGTTCGAGGACACCCCGACTCACAAGCTGAAGCTCGTGAAGTCGGAGACGTTCACGACCGGCGTGCTCAACCTGAGCTACGTCCCGGACGCAGGCTGA
- a CDS encoding NUDIX domain-containing protein: protein MTEAQPVIRQVSSRVVYSNPWMTVREDAIEHPDGSPGLYGYVVRPDFVLIVPEEGDGFHIVEEYRYPIGRRSWSFPQGGAEADDREAEARRELVEETGLRADRMRYLGRMDSAHGMTDQGLHVYVATGLTKGEPRREHTEQDMRQRWVHHTEFEQMILDGVVSDSSSVAAYLLWRLRRP from the coding sequence GTGACCGAAGCGCAGCCCGTGATCCGGCAGGTGTCCTCCCGCGTCGTCTACAGCAACCCGTGGATGACGGTCCGCGAGGACGCGATCGAGCACCCCGACGGCTCTCCCGGCCTGTACGGATATGTGGTCAGGCCCGACTTCGTGCTGATCGTGCCGGAGGAGGGCGACGGCTTCCACATCGTGGAGGAATACCGCTATCCGATCGGCCGCCGCTCGTGGAGCTTCCCGCAGGGCGGCGCCGAGGCCGACGACCGTGAGGCCGAGGCCCGGCGCGAGCTGGTGGAGGAGACCGGGCTCCGGGCCGACCGGATGCGCTACCTGGGACGCATGGACAGCGCCCACGGGATGACCGACCAGGGGCTGCACGTCTACGTGGCCACCGGCCTCACCAAGGGCGAACCCCGGCGCGAGCACACGGAGCAGGACATGCGCCAGCGGTGGGTGCATCACACCGAGTTCGAGCAGATGATCCTCGATGGCGTCGTCAGCGACTCGTCGTCCGTCGCCGCCTACCTGCTGTGGCGGCTGCGCCGGCCGTAG
- a CDS encoding dihydrofolate reductase family protein translates to MRKIVASFFMSLDGVVEAPDQWHFPYFSEEMGAAVGALMSESDAMMMGRVMYESWAAYWPGKAGEDDPFADFINNVPKYVVSTTLDTVEWHNSALVTGDFAEEITKLKRQPGRTIGISGSTNLVRSLMRHNLLDELRLLVHPIVVGKGQHLFEEGLEIPMTLASSETFPTGVLSVAYRPAADQTTEK, encoded by the coding sequence ATGCGCAAGATCGTCGCCAGCTTCTTCATGTCCCTCGACGGCGTCGTCGAGGCGCCCGACCAGTGGCACTTCCCCTACTTCAGCGAGGAGATGGGCGCGGCCGTCGGCGCGCTGATGTCCGAGTCGGACGCGATGATGATGGGCCGGGTCATGTACGAGAGCTGGGCGGCCTACTGGCCCGGCAAGGCCGGCGAAGACGACCCCTTCGCCGACTTCATCAACAACGTCCCCAAGTACGTCGTCTCCACGACCCTCGACACGGTCGAATGGCACAACTCCGCCCTCGTCACCGGCGACTTCGCCGAGGAGATCACCAAGCTGAAGCGGCAGCCCGGCAGGACGATCGGCATCAGCGGCAGCACCAACCTCGTCCGCTCGCTGATGCGCCACAACCTGCTCGACGAGCTCCGGCTGCTGGTCCACCCGATCGTCGTGGGCAAGGGCCAGCACCTGTTCGAGGAGGGCCTGGAGATCCCGATGACGCTCGCGTCCTCGGAGACCTTCCCGACCGGCGTGCTGTCCGTCGCCTACCGGCCCGCCGCCGACCAGACCACGGAGAAGTGA
- a CDS encoding WD40 repeat domain-containing protein has product MKLWDTRTWASYATPTGHTAPVQALAFSRDGRSLASAGDDRTIMVRRTC; this is encoded by the coding sequence GTGAAGCTCTGGGACACGCGCACCTGGGCGTCGTACGCCACGCCGACCGGGCACACCGCACCGGTGCAGGCTCTCGCGTTCAGCAGGGACGGGCGTTCGCTCGCGTCCGCGGGAGACGACCGCACGATCATGGTTCGGCGCACCTGCTGA
- a CDS encoding sugar kinase produces the protein MRADVLTIGEAMVTVRCAGPLRLGGDSRMSTAGAEANVAIALSRLGHTARWAGALGDDEPGELVLRTLRAEGVLTDHVVRRTDAPTGLLLRDVAAGGRARVHYYRRDSAASTLSWDEVRPAVEAGQTGLHLTGITPALGPAPLEAVAAAAGHARAAGAWVSLDVNHRCLLWSREAAARALRPLLPYVTVLIASDDELGLVADGDGERERVTALLDAGVEEVVVKRGAAGASYHDARTSFDVPARRVPVVDVVGAGDAFTAGYLSGRLDGLDAYGRLERATLLGAASVACAGDWEGLPTRAELPALALPDGETLR, from the coding sequence ATGAGGGCGGACGTCCTGACGATCGGCGAGGCGATGGTCACGGTCCGCTGCGCCGGGCCGCTGCGCCTCGGCGGCGACTCGCGGATGTCCACCGCCGGCGCGGAGGCCAACGTCGCGATCGCCCTGTCGCGCCTCGGGCACACGGCCCGCTGGGCCGGCGCGCTCGGCGACGACGAGCCCGGCGAGCTGGTCCTGCGCACGCTGCGGGCCGAGGGCGTGCTGACCGACCACGTCGTGCGGCGCACGGACGCCCCGACCGGCCTGCTGCTGCGGGACGTGGCCGCCGGGGGCCGGGCCCGGGTGCACTACTACCGCAGGGACTCGGCCGCCTCGACGCTGTCGTGGGACGAGGTGCGCCCCGCCGTCGAGGCCGGGCAGACGGGCCTGCACCTCACCGGCATCACGCCGGCGCTCGGGCCCGCGCCGCTGGAGGCCGTCGCCGCCGCCGCCGGACACGCCCGCGCGGCGGGCGCCTGGGTGAGCCTCGACGTCAACCACCGGTGCCTGCTGTGGAGCAGGGAGGCGGCCGCGCGGGCGCTGCGCCCGCTGCTGCCGTACGTCACGGTGCTGATCGCGTCCGACGACGAGCTCGGCCTCGTGGCGGACGGCGACGGCGAACGCGAGCGTGTGACGGCCCTGCTGGACGCCGGTGTGGAGGAGGTCGTCGTCAAGCGCGGCGCGGCGGGCGCGAGCTACCACGACGCGCGGACCTCGTTCGACGTCCCGGCTCGGCGGGTGCCCGTGGTGGACGTCGTCGGCGCGGGCGACGCGTTCACCGCCGGATATCTGTCCGGGCGGCTCGACGGGCTCGACGCGTACGGCCGGCTCGAACGGGCGACCCTGCTGGGAGCCGCCAGCGTGGCCTGCGCCGGAGACTGGGAGGGGCTGCCCACCCGGGCGGAGCTGCCCGCGCTGGCCCTGCCCGACGGCGAGACGCTGCGCTGA
- a CDS encoding bifunctional 4-hydroxy-2-oxoglutarate aldolase/2-dehydro-3-deoxy-phosphogluconate aldolase, with product MQPHDLLDLLTTRRLLAIVRGDDPAAALRSVEVLAEEGVTLMEVSLSGADALSVIRQAASSLGAGVHLGAGTVLTARDAVAARDAGATFAVTPGLGEGVDEALRLGMPVLAGAMTPTEVIAATARGAAAVKLFPASTGGVSYLRALRDPFPRVPFVPVGGVGLDSVRDYLEAGAVAVGLGSPLLGDAPRGGDLDGLRRRVRTALDLVGAR from the coding sequence GTGCAACCACACGATCTGCTCGATCTCCTCACGACCCGGCGGCTCCTGGCCATCGTCCGCGGCGACGACCCGGCGGCGGCGCTGCGCAGCGTCGAGGTCCTCGCCGAGGAGGGCGTGACCCTGATGGAGGTCTCGCTCAGCGGCGCCGACGCGCTGTCGGTCATCCGGCAGGCCGCCTCCAGCCTGGGCGCGGGCGTGCACCTCGGCGCGGGCACCGTGCTGACCGCGCGCGACGCCGTCGCGGCCCGGGACGCGGGCGCGACGTTCGCCGTCACCCCCGGCCTCGGCGAAGGGGTGGACGAGGCGCTGCGCCTCGGCATGCCCGTGCTCGCCGGGGCGATGACACCCACCGAGGTCATCGCCGCGACCGCGCGGGGCGCCGCCGCAGTCAAGCTCTTCCCCGCTTCCACGGGCGGGGTCTCCTATCTGCGCGCGCTGCGGGACCCGTTCCCCCGCGTGCCGTTCGTGCCGGTCGGCGGCGTCGGGCTCGACAGCGTGCGCGACTATCTTGAGGCCGGTGCCGTCGCGGTCGGGCTCGGCTCGCCGCTGCTCGGCGACGCCCCGCGCGGCGGCGACCTGGACGGCCTGCGCCGCCGGGTGAGAACGGCGCTCGACCTGGTGGGCGCGCGATGA